Proteins from a genomic interval of Ralstonia wenshanensis:
- a CDS encoding aminotransferase class V-fold PLP-dependent enzyme: MSDSNTLHYLDYAATTPADPRVIAAMTACLGMEGAFGNPASSSHATGRVARNKVEQAREQVAALIGADADEIIWTSGATESNNLALKGYADAATSKRHLITSRIEHKAILDTMANLAARGCSVTYLSPTRDGEITPEAVAAGMTPDTGLVSLMLVNNELGTLTDVGAIAQIVHAAGALFHVDAAQALGKTPIDVRALGIDMLSMSAHKVYGPKGIGALYVRRDIASRIAPQIHGGGHERGLRSGTLATHQIVGMGVACELAAVELEHETARIGALSQRLKAAMLALGDVVQNADVARRIPHTLSLTVNAPGFMPMMLGDDLAVSSTSACNSAAGTPSHVLTAIGLDADAAGRTVRISLGRFATEQDVDFAVACFQRAIEQCRATASSGLTASPQIIPADLKTIRNAGFRSVICNRPDGESIDQPAFEDIAAAARELGLEARYLPVKPNGIGDAEVAAFGALVDTLPKPILAYCRSGNRAGMLWNRLMDQRKG, encoded by the coding sequence ATGAGCGACAGCAACACCCTCCACTACCTCGACTACGCAGCCACCACGCCGGCCGACCCTCGCGTGATTGCAGCCATGACCGCCTGCCTGGGCATGGAAGGCGCCTTCGGCAACCCGGCGTCGAGTTCGCATGCGACCGGCCGCGTTGCGCGGAACAAGGTCGAGCAAGCGCGCGAGCAAGTTGCCGCCCTCATTGGCGCCGATGCCGACGAGATCATCTGGACGTCGGGCGCCACCGAATCCAACAACCTCGCGCTGAAGGGCTACGCAGACGCCGCCACCAGCAAGCGCCACCTCATCACGAGTCGCATCGAACACAAGGCCATTCTCGACACGATGGCGAACCTGGCGGCGCGTGGCTGTTCGGTGACGTATCTCTCGCCAACACGCGACGGCGAAATTACGCCTGAAGCCGTGGCCGCTGGGATGACGCCCGACACCGGGCTCGTCTCGCTCATGCTGGTGAACAACGAGCTGGGCACGCTGACCGACGTTGGCGCGATCGCGCAGATCGTGCATGCAGCCGGCGCGCTGTTCCACGTCGACGCCGCACAGGCACTCGGCAAGACGCCGATCGATGTGCGCGCGCTCGGCATCGACATGCTCTCGATGTCCGCTCACAAGGTGTATGGGCCCAAGGGGATCGGCGCGCTGTATGTCCGCCGCGACATCGCCTCGCGCATTGCGCCGCAAATCCACGGCGGCGGCCATGAGCGTGGTCTGCGCTCGGGCACGCTGGCGACACATCAGATTGTCGGCATGGGCGTGGCGTGCGAATTGGCGGCCGTTGAACTGGAGCACGAAACCGCTCGCATTGGTGCGCTGAGCCAGCGGCTGAAGGCAGCGATGCTCGCCCTCGGCGACGTGGTGCAGAACGCCGACGTGGCTCGACGCATTCCCCACACCCTCAGCCTGACGGTCAACGCGCCCGGCTTCATGCCGATGATGCTGGGCGACGACCTTGCCGTGTCGTCCACATCGGCGTGCAACTCTGCAGCGGGCACGCCATCGCACGTGCTGACGGCCATCGGCCTGGATGCCGATGCCGCCGGCCGCACCGTGCGCATCAGCCTGGGCCGCTTCGCGACCGAACAGGACGTCGACTTTGCCGTTGCGTGCTTCCAGCGCGCGATCGAGCAATGCCGCGCCACGGCATCGAGCGGGTTGACTGCTTCGCCGCAGATCATACCGGCCGATCTGAAGACCATCCGCAATGCCGGTTTCCGCTCGGTGATCTGCAACCGCCCGGATGGCGAAAGCATCGATCAGCCCGCCTTTGAAGACATTGCCGCTGCCGCCCGCGAACTGGGCCTGGAAGCGCGCTACCTGCCGGTCAAGCCGAACGGCATTGGCGATGCAGAAGTCGCGGCATTCGGCGCACTGGTCGACACGCTGCCCAAGCCCATCCTCGCGTATTGCAGAAGCGGCAACCGGGCCGGCATGCTGTGGAACCGACTGATGGATCAGCGCAAGGGCTAG
- a CDS encoding Lrp/AsnC family transcriptional regulator, which produces MKKSETKLQKNSDTSTASARHALDRTDRAILRALQRDASISNVALAAKVNLSPPACLRRVERLKELGLIKGIVALLDPRALDLGSLVMIGVVLDRSTPESFTAFEKAVQKVPGCLECHVVTGEFDYFMLVRTKDNEGYNRLHAEQLLYLPGVRQIRTFMVLKQVLSTTELPVA; this is translated from the coding sequence ATGAAAAAGAGCGAAACAAAATTGCAGAAGAATTCTGACACGTCGACAGCTTCTGCGCGCCACGCCTTGGATCGTACCGATCGCGCGATTCTCCGGGCGCTCCAGCGCGATGCGTCCATCTCGAACGTGGCCCTGGCGGCCAAGGTGAACCTCAGCCCGCCGGCCTGCCTGCGCCGCGTGGAACGGCTCAAGGAGCTGGGGCTGATCAAGGGGATTGTTGCGCTGCTCGATCCACGTGCGCTGGATCTGGGGTCGCTGGTGATGATCGGCGTCGTGCTGGATCGCTCGACGCCGGAATCATTCACGGCATTTGAAAAGGCGGTGCAGAAGGTGCCCGGTTGCCTGGAATGCCACGTCGTCACGGGCGAATTCGATTACTTCATGCTCGTGCGCACGAAAGACAACGAAGGCTACAACCGGCTCCACGCCGAACAGCTGCTCTATCTGCCGGGCGTGCGGCAGATCCGGACGTTCATGGTGCTCAAGCAGGTGCTGTCGACGACGGAGCTGCCGGTGGCGTAG
- a CDS encoding 1-aminocyclopropane-1-carboxylate deaminase, producing the protein MNLQRFPRYPLTFGPTPIQPLKRLSAHLGGKVELFAKREDCNSGLAFGGNKTRKLEYLIPEALEGGYDTLVSIGGIQSNQTRQVAAVAAHLGLKCVLVQENWVNYSDAVYDRVGNIEMSRIMGADVRLDAAGFDIGIRPSWEQAMEDVRKRGGKPFPIPAGCSEHPLGGLGFVGFAEEVRQQEAELGFKFDYIVVCSVTGSTQAGMVVGFAADGRADKVIGIDASAKPEQTRAQILRIAQHTAELVDLGRNITEKDVVLDTRYGGPEYGLPNEGTLEAIRLCARQEAMLTDPVYEGKSMHGMIDMVRNGEFPEGSRVLYAHLGGVPALNAYSFIFRNG; encoded by the coding sequence ATGAACCTGCAGCGATTTCCCCGTTATCCCCTGACGTTCGGCCCGACGCCCATCCAGCCGCTGAAACGATTGAGCGCGCACCTGGGTGGCAAGGTGGAGCTGTTTGCCAAGCGCGAAGACTGCAACAGCGGCCTGGCCTTCGGCGGCAACAAGACGCGCAAGCTCGAATACCTGATCCCGGAAGCGCTGGAAGGCGGGTACGACACGCTGGTGTCCATTGGCGGCATTCAGTCGAACCAGACGCGCCAGGTGGCCGCCGTCGCTGCACACTTGGGCCTCAAGTGCGTGCTAGTGCAGGAAAACTGGGTGAACTACTCCGACGCCGTGTATGACCGCGTCGGCAATATCGAGATGTCGCGCATCATGGGCGCCGACGTGCGCCTCGATGCCGCAGGCTTCGACATCGGCATCCGGCCCAGCTGGGAACAGGCCATGGAAGACGTGCGCAAGCGCGGCGGCAAGCCGTTCCCGATTCCGGCCGGCTGCTCCGAGCACCCGCTCGGCGGCCTTGGCTTTGTCGGCTTTGCCGAAGAAGTACGCCAGCAAGAAGCGGAGCTGGGCTTCAAGTTCGACTACATCGTGGTGTGTTCCGTCACGGGCAGCACGCAAGCCGGCATGGTCGTCGGCTTTGCGGCGGATGGCCGGGCCGACAAGGTGATCGGCATCGACGCCTCGGCCAAGCCCGAACAGACGCGCGCGCAGATCCTCCGCATCGCGCAGCACACCGCCGAACTTGTCGACCTTGGCCGCAACATCACCGAGAAAGACGTGGTGCTCGACACGCGCTACGGCGGCCCGGAATACGGCCTGCCCAATGAGGGCACGCTGGAAGCCATTCGCCTGTGCGCACGCCAGGAAGCCATGCTGACCGACCCGGTGTACGAAGGGAAATCCATGCACGGCATGATCGACATGGTGCGCAACGGTGAATTTCCTGAGGGCTCGCGCGTGCTCTACGCCCACCTGGGCGGCGTGCCGGCACTCAACGCTTACAGCTTCATCTTCCGCAACGGTTGA
- the mdeB gene encoding alpha-ketoglutarate dehydrogenase, producing the protein MTDLSTGAASMRSLVHRTEDSDPVETAEWLDALEAVVQHAGTARAQFLFDRLAERASKLGVGTALARITPYVNTIPVEAQPPYPGDIDTEERLAAALRWNALAMVVRANQAYGELGGHIASYASAADLFEVGFNHFFRADNAAHGGDLVYFQPHSSPGVYARAYLEGFLDEAHLEHYRREITGPGLCSYPHPWLMPAFWQFPTGSMGIGPINAIYQARFMRYLHNRGLLQTSERKVWGFFGDGEMDEPESIGSLSLAARERLDNIVFVINCNLQRLDGPVRGNGRIVDELEAQFTGAGWNVIKVLWGSDWDALFARDRSGALLRAFAQTVDGQFQTFSANDGAYNRERFFGQNPELAALVSHFSNEDIDRLRRGGHDVRKLHAAYAKALQHTGQPTVILAKTMKGFGMGSVGQGRMTTHQQKKLDVDQLKAFRDRFRLPLSDTDVEQLKFYKPAPDSPEMQYLHARRAALGGYLPRRRKAATQALTVPALPSWGQFALQAEGREMSTTMAIVRMFGNLLKDDTLGPRMVPVVADEARTFGMASMFRQVGIYSPLGQQYEPEDLGSMLYYREDTRGQILEEGISEAGAISSWIAAATAYSTHDLPMLPFYIYYSMFGFQRIGDLIWAAADQRARGFLIGATAGKTTLGGEGLQHQDGSSHLAASTVPNCRAWDPAFAYEVAVILDEGMRAMLERQEDTFYYLTVTNENYAQPSMPDGDLREGILKGMYPLAPQSMPTARVQLLGSGAILGEVMAAAQMLQDDWNIDAATWSVTSFSELHREAIAAERVARLGGEAAPSYVETVLRASRGPVVAATDYVRAVPELIRAHVPRRYVTLGTDGFGRSDSRRALREFFEVDRASIAIAALKALADDGELERAVVREAVARYGKHATAADAPWMR; encoded by the coding sequence ATGACGGATTTATCGACAGGAGCCGCGTCGATGCGCTCCCTCGTGCATCGCACCGAAGACAGCGATCCAGTGGAAACCGCGGAATGGCTCGACGCGCTGGAGGCCGTCGTCCAGCATGCCGGCACCGCGCGCGCGCAGTTCCTGTTCGACCGCCTGGCGGAGCGCGCCTCCAAGCTGGGCGTCGGCACCGCCCTCGCCCGCATCACGCCGTACGTCAACACGATCCCCGTTGAGGCGCAGCCGCCGTACCCCGGCGACATCGACACCGAAGAGCGACTGGCCGCCGCGCTGCGTTGGAACGCGCTCGCCATGGTGGTGCGCGCCAACCAAGCCTACGGCGAGCTGGGCGGCCACATCGCCAGCTATGCATCGGCCGCCGATCTGTTCGAAGTCGGCTTCAATCATTTCTTCCGGGCAGACAACGCGGCGCACGGCGGCGATCTCGTCTACTTCCAGCCGCACTCTTCGCCCGGCGTCTACGCGCGTGCGTATCTCGAAGGCTTCCTGGATGAAGCGCATCTCGAACACTATCGGCGCGAAATCACGGGCCCGGGGCTGTGCTCCTATCCGCATCCGTGGTTGATGCCGGCGTTTTGGCAGTTCCCGACCGGATCGATGGGCATCGGGCCGATCAACGCGATCTACCAGGCGCGCTTCATGCGCTACCTGCACAACCGCGGCCTGCTGCAAACCTCCGAGCGCAAGGTGTGGGGTTTTTTTGGCGACGGCGAAATGGACGAGCCGGAATCGATCGGCTCGCTGTCGCTGGCGGCGCGCGAGCGGCTCGACAACATCGTCTTCGTCATCAACTGCAACCTGCAGCGGCTCGACGGCCCCGTGCGCGGCAACGGCCGCATCGTGGACGAACTCGAAGCGCAGTTCACCGGAGCCGGCTGGAACGTCATCAAGGTGCTGTGGGGCTCGGACTGGGACGCCCTCTTCGCCCGCGACCGTTCGGGCGCCTTGCTGCGGGCATTTGCGCAGACCGTCGACGGCCAGTTCCAGACGTTTTCTGCCAACGACGGCGCCTACAACCGCGAGCGCTTCTTCGGCCAGAACCCCGAGCTTGCCGCGCTCGTCTCGCATTTCAGCAACGAAGACATCGACCGCTTGCGCCGCGGCGGCCACGACGTGCGCAAGCTCCACGCCGCCTATGCAAAGGCGCTGCAGCACACCGGCCAGCCCACGGTGATCCTCGCCAAGACGATGAAGGGCTTCGGCATGGGCAGCGTTGGGCAAGGTCGGATGACGACGCACCAGCAGAAGAAGCTCGATGTCGATCAGCTCAAGGCGTTTCGCGACCGCTTCCGCCTGCCGCTGTCGGACACCGATGTCGAGCAATTGAAGTTTTACAAGCCAGCGCCAGACAGCCCCGAGATGCAATACCTGCATGCGCGCCGGGCTGCCCTCGGAGGCTATCTGCCCAGACGGCGGAAGGCGGCAACGCAGGCGCTGACCGTGCCCGCGTTGCCATCCTGGGGACAATTCGCGCTGCAAGCCGAAGGCCGCGAGATGTCGACCACGATGGCGATCGTGCGGATGTTCGGCAACCTGCTGAAAGACGACACGCTGGGCCCGCGCATGGTGCCGGTGGTGGCGGACGAGGCGCGCACGTTCGGCATGGCGAGCATGTTCCGCCAGGTGGGCATCTATTCGCCGCTAGGCCAGCAATACGAACCGGAAGATCTGGGTTCGATGCTGTATTACCGCGAAGACACCCGCGGGCAGATCCTGGAGGAAGGTATCTCGGAGGCCGGCGCCATCTCGTCGTGGATTGCCGCCGCCACGGCCTACAGCACGCACGATCTGCCGATGCTGCCGTTCTACATCTACTACTCGATGTTCGGCTTCCAGCGCATCGGCGATCTCATCTGGGCAGCGGCGGACCAGCGTGCGCGCGGCTTCCTGATCGGCGCCACGGCGGGCAAGACAACGCTCGGCGGTGAAGGCCTGCAGCATCAGGACGGATCAAGTCACCTTGCCGCATCCACCGTGCCCAACTGCCGCGCGTGGGACCCGGCATTTGCCTACGAGGTGGCGGTCATCCTCGACGAAGGCATGCGCGCGATGCTGGAACGCCAGGAGGACACGTTCTACTACCTGACGGTGACGAACGAGAACTACGCGCAGCCGTCGATGCCGGACGGCGACCTGCGCGAGGGCATTCTCAAAGGGATGTATCCGCTGGCACCGCAAAGCATGCCGACCGCGCGCGTGCAGTTGCTGGGCTCCGGCGCCATCCTGGGCGAAGTCATGGCCGCCGCGCAGATGCTCCAGGACGACTGGAACATCGACGCTGCCACCTGGAGCGTGACGAGCTTTTCCGAGCTGCACCGCGAGGCCATCGCTGCGGAGCGCGTCGCCCGCCTGGGCGGTGAAGCCGCGCCTTCGTATGTGGAAACCGTCTTGCGCGCATCGCGCGGCCCCGTCGTCGCGGCCACTGACTATGTACGCGCCGTGCCGGAGCTGATCCGTGCGCACGTGCCGCGCCGCTACGTCACGCTCGGCACCGACGGCTTCGGCCGCAGCGACTCGCGCCGGGCGTTGCGCGAGTTCTTCGAAGTGGACCGCGCGTCCATCGCCATCGCCGCACTGAAGGCGTTGGCTGACGACGGTGAACTGGAGCGCGCCGTGGTGCGTGAGGCGGTTGCACGCTACGGCAAACACGCGACGGCGGCAGACGCGCCCTGGATGCGCTGA
- a CDS encoding aldo/keto reductase: MKHVTLPNGERVPALGMGTWNMGDDRATRAEEIATLRLGLDLGLRLIDTAEMYGEGLSESLIGEAIAGRRDEVFLVSKVYPHNASRRGIAAACERSLRRLGTDRLDLYLLHWRGDVPFEETLEGLQALQREGKIRQYGVSNLDLSDMQEWWDTPGGDQIAVNQLLYNLSRRGIEWDLLPWLRERRVPVMAYSPIEQARLVRHPKLVHFAQACGMTPAQVALAWLLARDGIIAIPKTGHRDRLRENIGALSHTLTAEQLATLDSIFPPPKGPRALEML; encoded by the coding sequence ATGAAACACGTCACTCTGCCCAACGGCGAACGCGTCCCTGCACTCGGCATGGGCACCTGGAACATGGGCGACGACCGCGCCACGCGCGCCGAAGAAATCGCCACGCTGCGCCTGGGCCTCGACCTGGGTTTGCGCCTGATCGACACCGCCGAGATGTACGGCGAAGGCCTCTCCGAATCTTTGATTGGCGAGGCCATTGCCGGGCGGCGCGATGAGGTCTTTCTCGTCAGCAAGGTCTATCCGCACAACGCCAGCCGGCGCGGTATCGCCGCGGCGTGCGAGCGCAGCCTGCGCCGCCTCGGCACCGACCGTCTCGATTTGTACCTGCTGCACTGGCGTGGCGATGTGCCGTTTGAAGAAACATTGGAAGGCCTGCAGGCCCTACAGCGTGAAGGCAAGATTCGCCAATACGGCGTGAGCAATCTCGACCTGTCCGACATGCAGGAATGGTGGGACACGCCCGGCGGCGATCAGATTGCTGTCAACCAGCTGCTCTACAACCTCAGCCGGCGCGGCATCGAATGGGATTTGTTGCCTTGGCTGCGCGAGCGCCGCGTGCCGGTGATGGCCTATTCGCCCATCGAGCAGGCGCGGCTCGTTCGGCATCCGAAGCTGGTGCACTTCGCGCAGGCGTGCGGCATGACGCCGGCACAGGTGGCGCTCGCGTGGCTGCTGGCACGCGACGGCATCATCGCGATTCCCAAGACCGGCCACCGTGACCGGTTGCGCGAGAACATCGGCGCGCTGTCGCACACGCTCACGGCTGAGCAGCTTGCAACACTGGACAGCATCTTCCCGCCGCCCAAAGGGCCGCGCGCGTTGGAGATGCTCTAA
- a CDS encoding NADH:flavin oxidoreductase/NADH oxidase family protein, with product MKLFTPLVLPNGAVIPNRLAKAAMEENMADADHAPSDALLRLYEAWAAGGAGLILTGNVMVDHRAMTGPNGVVLEDGAHLERFRRWAQVARAHGAHAWVQINHPGRQMPASLGQPTLAPSAVPLALGALSKQFPVPREMTEADIREVQQRFTRSAQLAEQSGFTGVQIHAAHGYLLSQFLSPISNLRQDQWGGPIENRARLLLDIVRSVRAAVSPQFVVAVKLNSADFQRGGFSPDDAKQVVELLNPLGVDLVELSGGSYEVPAMQGQARDGRTLAREAYFLEFARDIAAIARMPLMVTGGIRRRAVAEQVVDSGVDMVGIATALSIDPNLPRDWAGGKNSAPVLQPITWKNKALGALANMAVVKFQLSRLSKGRTTAPGVSPLRALIEQQLAAACQSRRYRRWAAQRQAR from the coding sequence ATGAAGCTCTTCACGCCCCTCGTTCTGCCCAACGGCGCGGTGATTCCCAATCGCCTGGCCAAAGCCGCCATGGAAGAAAACATGGCCGATGCCGATCACGCGCCTTCCGACGCGCTGCTGCGCCTGTATGAAGCGTGGGCCGCAGGCGGCGCCGGCTTGATCCTGACCGGCAACGTGATGGTCGACCACCGCGCCATGACCGGCCCCAACGGTGTCGTGCTGGAAGACGGCGCGCATCTGGAGCGCTTCCGCCGCTGGGCGCAGGTCGCGCGGGCGCATGGCGCGCATGCGTGGGTCCAGATCAACCATCCGGGGCGCCAGATGCCGGCATCGCTCGGGCAACCGACGCTGGCGCCGTCGGCGGTTCCCCTCGCGCTTGGCGCGCTGTCCAAGCAGTTCCCGGTACCGCGTGAGATGACTGAGGCGGATATCCGCGAAGTCCAGCAGCGCTTCACGCGCAGCGCGCAACTGGCCGAGCAGAGCGGCTTCACCGGTGTGCAGATCCACGCAGCCCATGGCTACCTGCTGAGCCAGTTCCTTTCACCTATTTCGAACCTCCGGCAGGACCAGTGGGGCGGTCCGATCGAGAACCGCGCGCGCCTGCTGCTCGATATTGTGCGCAGCGTGCGCGCCGCTGTGTCGCCGCAGTTTGTGGTGGCGGTCAAGCTGAACTCCGCCGATTTCCAGCGCGGCGGCTTCAGCCCGGACGATGCAAAGCAGGTGGTCGAGTTGCTCAATCCGCTGGGTGTCGATCTGGTGGAACTGTCCGGCGGCAGCTATGAAGTGCCCGCCATGCAAGGGCAGGCGCGCGACGGCCGCACGCTCGCCCGCGAAGCGTATTTCCTGGAATTTGCGCGCGACATTGCTGCCATTGCGCGCATGCCGCTGATGGTCACGGGCGGCATCCGGCGCCGGGCGGTGGCGGAGCAGGTGGTCGACAGCGGTGTCGATATGGTCGGCATTGCGACTGCGCTGTCCATCGACCCCAATCTGCCGCGCGACTGGGCGGGCGGCAAGAACAGTGCGCCGGTGCTGCAGCCGATTACCTGGAAGAACAAGGCGCTGGGCGCACTCGCCAACATGGCCGTCGTCAAGTTCCAGCTCAGCAGGTTGAGCAAGGGGCGCACGACGGCCCCTGGCGTGTCGCCCCTGCGAGCGCTGATCGAGCAGCAACTGGCCGCGGCATGTCAGTCGCGGCGCTATCGCCGGTGGGCGGCGCAACGTCAGGCGCGCTAG
- a CDS encoding MerR family transcriptional regulator translates to MKIGELARLSGVAASRIRFYEASGLLQPAERQSNGYREYAPESVTRLEIILRAQSAGFSLEEIRALLPGHQGAWPREELLLALRRKVAEIDVLEQHLAQNKRDLLALIREVDHEADGEDCAERARRVFDKMNMRPLKQPAAEPPARPARKRG, encoded by the coding sequence ATGAAGATTGGTGAATTGGCCCGCCTGAGCGGCGTGGCCGCCTCCCGCATCCGGTTTTATGAAGCCAGCGGCCTGTTGCAGCCGGCTGAGCGGCAATCCAATGGGTATCGGGAATACGCGCCGGAATCGGTGACGCGGCTGGAGATCATCCTGCGCGCGCAAAGCGCGGGGTTCTCGCTGGAAGAAATTCGCGCCCTGCTGCCCGGACACCAAGGCGCGTGGCCACGCGAAGAACTGCTGCTGGCCCTACGCCGCAAAGTGGCGGAAATTGATGTGCTTGAGCAGCACCTGGCGCAAAACAAGCGCGACTTGCTGGCGCTCATTCGCGAAGTCGACCACGAGGCTGACGGTGAAGACTGCGCCGAACGCGCCCGCCGCGTCTTCGACAAGATGAACATGCGACCGCTCAAGCAGCCCGCTGCAGAACCTCCGGCGCGCCCGGCAAGAAAGCGCGGCTGA
- a CDS encoding LysE/ArgO family amino acid transporter, with amino-acid sequence MTTSIATSSSVFLQGLAVSLGLIVAIGAQNAFVLRQGLRREHVGSVVLFCAMADALLVLAGVLGMAHALGERPNLARILALAGAAFLLLYGLQALRRARHSSRLRAAADGDGLTRGAALAQAAAFTLLNPHVYLDTVLLVGSIGAQQAAALRGWFVAGAGSASLFWFVTLGFGARWLAPWFARPRAWQVLDGLIGVTMLMLSALLLRHALGGF; translated from the coding sequence ATGACGACCTCGATTGCGACTTCCTCTTCCGTGTTCCTGCAGGGCTTGGCCGTGAGCCTGGGGCTGATCGTGGCCATTGGCGCGCAAAACGCGTTCGTGCTGCGTCAAGGCCTGCGCCGTGAGCATGTGGGCAGCGTGGTGCTGTTCTGTGCGATGGCGGATGCGCTGCTGGTCCTGGCGGGTGTGCTTGGCATGGCGCACGCATTGGGCGAACGGCCCAATCTCGCGCGCATTCTTGCGTTGGCGGGTGCCGCATTCCTGCTGCTGTACGGGTTGCAGGCACTGCGGCGCGCACGGCATTCCAGCCGGTTACGGGCCGCCGCAGATGGCGATGGTCTCACTCGAGGCGCGGCGTTGGCACAGGCGGCGGCTTTTACGTTGCTCAATCCGCACGTCTATCTGGATACGGTGTTGCTCGTGGGCAGCATTGGCGCTCAGCAGGCCGCGGCATTGCGTGGCTGGTTTGTGGCGGGTGCAGGTTCGGCCAGCCTGTTCTGGTTCGTCACGCTGGGGTTTGGTGCGCGTTGGCTCGCGCCCTGGTTTGCCCGGCCGAGAGCATGGCAGGTGCTGGACGGGTTGATTGGCGTGACGATGCTGATGCTGTCTGCCTTGCTGCTGCGTCATGCGCTGGGCGGGTTTTGA
- a CDS encoding LysR family transcriptional regulator ArgP, translating into MLDYSALAALAAVIREGSFERAARALNVTPSAISQRIRLLEERVGCALVVRDQPCRPTDTGRRLCQHVDRVRLLEQELQGALPTLAPEGVARVALPIAVNADSLATWLAPTIATFAAAHPVLMEVAVDDQDHTSEWLRSGAVLAAVTATARPTTGCNSRPLGAMRYLAAASPAFVREHFADGVGAGTLAKAPCLVFNTKDALQATWARRLCHRHVEMPRHLLPSSQAFVTAAVAGMGWGLHPHALIAQHLEDGSLVELVPDTPLDVPLYWQHARAASALLDEFSRQVLSAARAALLAP; encoded by the coding sequence GTGCTCGACTATTCCGCTTTGGCGGCCTTGGCTGCCGTCATCCGAGAAGGCAGCTTCGAGCGGGCTGCCCGCGCACTCAATGTCACGCCATCGGCCATTTCGCAACGGATTCGGTTGCTGGAAGAACGCGTTGGCTGCGCGCTCGTGGTGCGTGATCAGCCGTGCCGCCCGACTGACACCGGCCGGCGGCTGTGCCAGCACGTAGATCGCGTTCGACTGCTCGAACAGGAACTGCAAGGCGCGTTGCCGACGCTGGCACCAGAAGGTGTCGCCCGCGTTGCGCTGCCGATTGCCGTGAACGCTGACAGCCTGGCGACCTGGCTCGCGCCGACAATCGCCACGTTCGCAGCAGCACATCCGGTGTTGATGGAGGTGGCGGTTGACGACCAGGATCACACCAGCGAATGGCTGCGCAGCGGCGCCGTGCTGGCTGCCGTTACGGCCACGGCGCGGCCGACCACAGGCTGCAACAGCCGCCCACTCGGAGCCATGCGTTATCTGGCTGCGGCCAGCCCGGCTTTCGTGCGCGAACATTTCGCAGACGGCGTCGGCGCAGGTACGTTGGCGAAGGCGCCCTGCCTCGTGTTCAACACGAAAGATGCGCTGCAGGCAACGTGGGCAAGGCGCCTGTGCCATCGGCATGTGGAAATGCCGCGCCATCTGTTGCCGTCGTCACAGGCGTTTGTGACTGCGGCCGTGGCCGGCATGGGATGGGGGCTGCATCCGCATGCGTTGATTGCGCAGCATCTTGAAGACGGCTCGCTCGTCGAGCTGGTGCCGGATACGCCGTTGGACGTTCCGCTGTATTGGCAGCATGCGCGGGCGGCATCGGCGCTGCTGGATGAATTCAGCCGCCAGGTCTTGAGCGCCGCGCGTGCCGCGCTGCTCGCGCCCTGA
- a CDS encoding MBL fold metallo-hydrolase: MHAQIESFFDADTCTMTYVVHAGPGTACAVIDSVLDYDPKSGRTTTRSADRVAAFIEAQDLRIEWLLETHAHADHLSAAPYLRGRFGGRIAIGERIRVVQGVFKPIFNLEPSFLLDGSQFDHLFAPDEVFHIGNLEAKALAVPGHTPADMAYQVGDAVFVGDTLFMPDVGTARCDFPGGNAGTLYQSIRRLLDLPPDTRLYMCHDYPPAGREAICHTTVAEQRRANIHVRDGVTEAEFVQMRTKRDATLGMPTLMLPAIQVNIRAGMLPPAEPNGVQYLKIPLNAL; encoded by the coding sequence ATGCATGCCCAGATCGAATCCTTTTTCGACGCCGATACCTGCACCATGACCTACGTGGTGCACGCGGGCCCCGGCACGGCCTGCGCCGTGATCGACTCGGTACTCGACTACGACCCAAAATCGGGCCGCACGACGACCCGATCAGCCGACCGCGTTGCCGCGTTCATCGAAGCGCAGGACTTGCGCATCGAATGGCTGCTGGAGACGCACGCGCATGCCGATCACCTGTCGGCCGCGCCGTATCTGCGGGGGCGCTTCGGCGGGCGCATTGCCATCGGGGAGCGCATTCGCGTCGTGCAGGGTGTGTTCAAGCCGATCTTCAATCTCGAGCCCTCATTCCTGCTCGATGGCTCGCAGTTCGATCATTTGTTCGCGCCAGACGAGGTGTTCCATATCGGCAATCTGGAAGCCAAGGCGCTGGCCGTGCCGGGTCACACGCCGGCAGACATGGCGTATCAGGTGGGCGATGCAGTGTTTGTGGGCGACACTTTGTTCATGCCGGACGTGGGCACGGCGCGCTGCGATTTTCCGGGTGGAAATGCGGGCACGTTGTATCAGTCGATCCGCCGCCTGCTGGATTTGCCGCCGGACACGCGGCTCTACATGTGCCACGACTATCCGCCCGCCGGCCGCGAAGCCATCTGCCACACAACGGTGGCCGAGCAGCGCCGCGCCAACATCCATGTGCGCGATGGCGTGACCGAGGCTGAGTTCGTGCAGATGCGCACGAAGCGCGACGCCACGCTCGGCATGCCCACGCTGATGCTGCCAGCCATCCAGGTGAACATTCGCGCGGGCATGTTGCCCCCGGCCGAGCCGAATGGCGTGCAGTACCTCAAGATTCCGCTGAACGCGCTCTAA